A genomic stretch from Solenopsis invicta isolate M01_SB chromosome 15, UNIL_Sinv_3.0, whole genome shotgun sequence includes:
- the LOC105198391 gene encoding NADH dehydrogenase [ubiquinone] 1 alpha subcomplex subunit 7 has product MPGPVERRSVTPIIKYIRDIARGRELVLNNRYADEQSARTQPPPEIPGGPYHKTSQIYYYLRDARREVQPPMLITAGSKQIGTEKELAEKKYITPGKTYNWCSSQN; this is encoded by the exons ATGCCGGGCCCAGTCGAACGCCGGAGCGTTACgccaataataaaatacattcgaGACATTGCGAGAGGT AGAGAACTTGTGCTAAACAATAGGTACGCTGATGAGCAGTCCGCGCGCACTCAACCTCCACCAGAAATACCGGGAGGTCCGTATCATAAAacttcacaaatttattactatcTTCGAGATGCAAGACGTGAGGTTCAACCGCCGATGTTAATTACCGCAGGATCGAAACAAATTGGTACAGA gAAGGAGCTTGccgaaaagaaatatattactcCAGGCAAGACTTATAATTGGTGTTCTTCTCAGAATTAA